One Brassica napus cultivar Da-Ae chromosome A1, Da-Ae, whole genome shotgun sequence genomic region harbors:
- the LOC106358796 gene encoding transcription factor bHLH68 isoform X2, with amino-acid sequence MNRGVLESSPVQQLMAPGNPNWWNVSGSMRPPQPLMGHQHGPLPPQMAPNNYVRPQMMPTLLPPFMPYPATSSSPSLPNNPNLSSWLESNDLPPESWSLSQLLLGGLMMGEDERLEMMKHHNHHVEQQHHNFQGKMGLENWEEQVLSHQQASMGVDDIKQESNINNSNGYLTPSPNSPPNKSCVSTITTTSLNSNDDNNNNNNNSMLDFSSIHNGLNLSEGKHIPPDRSSECNSLEIGGSTNKKPRLQPSPSSQSTLKVRKEKLGGRIAALHQLVSPFGKTDTASVLSEAIGYIRFLQSQIEALSHPYFGTTASGNMRHQQLLLNDQCMKRQEASFSSTETQNANEEPKKDLRSRGLCLVPISCTLQVGSDNGADYWAPALGSAGFH; translated from the exons ATGAACAGAGGTGTGTTGGAGAGTTCGCCGGTTCAACAGTTGATGGCGCCTGGAAACCCTAATTGGTGGAACGTAAGCGGCAGCATGAGGCCACCACAACCGTTGATGGGTCATCAGCATGGGCCGTTGCCGCCACAAATGGCCCCTAACAATTATGTCCGACCACAAATGATGCCGACTCTCTTGCCGCCCTTCATGCCATACCCGGCAACTTCTTCTTCGCCGTCTTTGCCTAATAACCCTAATCTCTCCTCTTGGCTCGAAAGCAATGATCTCCCTCCTGAGTCTTGGAGCCTTAGCCAACTTCTTTT GGGTGGATTGATGATGGGAGAGGACGAGAGATTGGAGATGATGAAGCATCATAATCATCATGTTGAACAGCAGCACCATAATTTTCAAGGGAAGATGGGATTAGAGAACTGGGAAGAACAAGTGCTAAGCCACCAACAAGCTTCCATGGGGGTTGATGACATCAAACAAGAGAGCAACATTAACAACAGCAATGGCTACCTCACACCTTCTCCAAACTCACCTCCTAACAAGTCTTGTGTTTCAACCATAACCACAACAAGTCTAAATAGCAACGatgataacaacaacaacaacaacaatagtATGTTGGATTTCTCGAGCATTCACAACGGTCTTAATTTGTCCGAGGGTAAACACATTCCTCCGGATCGTTCCTCTGAG TGTAACAGCTTAGAGATTGGTGGGTCTACTAATAAAAAGCCAAGGCTTCAGCCTTCTCCTTCGTCACAATCGACCCTCAAG GTGAGAAAAGAGAAACTCGGAGGCCGGATCGCAGCGCTTCATCAGCTAGTATCTCCTTTTGGAAAG ACTGACACAGCTTCTGTCCTGTCAGAAGCTATTGGATACATTAGATTCCTTCAGAGTCAAATTGAG GCTCTGAGTCATCCATACTTTGGTACGACTGCCTCGGGGAATATGAGGCACCAACAACTT CTCCTGAATGATCAGTGCATGAAGAGACAAGAAGCATCGTTTTCGTCTACGGAAACTCAAAATGCAAATGAAGAACCTAAGAAAGATTTGAGAAGTCGAGGTTTATGTCTTGTTCCAATCTCCTGCACACTCCAAGTTGGGAGTGACAACGGCGCCGACTACTGGGCTCCAGCACTCGGCTCTGCCGGTTTCCATTGA
- the LOC106358796 gene encoding transcription factor bHLH68 isoform X1: MNRGVLESSPVQQLMAPGNPNWWNVSGSMRPPQPLMGHQHGPLPPQMAPNNYVRPQMMPTLLPPFMPYPATSSSPSLPNNPNLSSWLESNDLPPESWSLSQLLLGGLMMGEDERLEMMKHHNHHVEQQHHNFQGKMGLENWEEQVLSHQQASMGVDDIKQESNINNSNGYLTPSPNSPPNKSCVSTITTTSLNSNDDNNNNNNNSMLDFSSIHNGLNLSEGKHIPPDRSSECNSLEIGGSTNKKPRLQPSPSSQSTLKVRKEKLGGRIAALHQLVSPFGKTDTASVLSEAIGYIRFLQSQIEALSHPYFGTTASGNMRHQQLLQGDRNCLFPEDPGQLLNDQCMKRQEASFSSTETQNANEEPKKDLRSRGLCLVPISCTLQVGSDNGADYWAPALGSAGFH, from the exons ATGAACAGAGGTGTGTTGGAGAGTTCGCCGGTTCAACAGTTGATGGCGCCTGGAAACCCTAATTGGTGGAACGTAAGCGGCAGCATGAGGCCACCACAACCGTTGATGGGTCATCAGCATGGGCCGTTGCCGCCACAAATGGCCCCTAACAATTATGTCCGACCACAAATGATGCCGACTCTCTTGCCGCCCTTCATGCCATACCCGGCAACTTCTTCTTCGCCGTCTTTGCCTAATAACCCTAATCTCTCCTCTTGGCTCGAAAGCAATGATCTCCCTCCTGAGTCTTGGAGCCTTAGCCAACTTCTTTT GGGTGGATTGATGATGGGAGAGGACGAGAGATTGGAGATGATGAAGCATCATAATCATCATGTTGAACAGCAGCACCATAATTTTCAAGGGAAGATGGGATTAGAGAACTGGGAAGAACAAGTGCTAAGCCACCAACAAGCTTCCATGGGGGTTGATGACATCAAACAAGAGAGCAACATTAACAACAGCAATGGCTACCTCACACCTTCTCCAAACTCACCTCCTAACAAGTCTTGTGTTTCAACCATAACCACAACAAGTCTAAATAGCAACGatgataacaacaacaacaacaacaatagtATGTTGGATTTCTCGAGCATTCACAACGGTCTTAATTTGTCCGAGGGTAAACACATTCCTCCGGATCGTTCCTCTGAG TGTAACAGCTTAGAGATTGGTGGGTCTACTAATAAAAAGCCAAGGCTTCAGCCTTCTCCTTCGTCACAATCGACCCTCAAG GTGAGAAAAGAGAAACTCGGAGGCCGGATCGCAGCGCTTCATCAGCTAGTATCTCCTTTTGGAAAG ACTGACACAGCTTCTGTCCTGTCAGAAGCTATTGGATACATTAGATTCCTTCAGAGTCAAATTGAG GCTCTGAGTCATCCATACTTTGGTACGACTGCCTCGGGGAATATGAGGCACCAACAACTT CTGCAAGGAGACAGAAATTGCTTATTTCCTGAGGACCCCGGTCAG CTCCTGAATGATCAGTGCATGAAGAGACAAGAAGCATCGTTTTCGTCTACGGAAACTCAAAATGCAAATGAAGAACCTAAGAAAGATTTGAGAAGTCGAGGTTTATGTCTTGTTCCAATCTCCTGCACACTCCAAGTTGGGAGTGACAACGGCGCCGACTACTGGGCTCCAGCACTCGGCTCTGCCGGTTTCCATTGA